A region of Nostoc sp. 'Peltigera membranacea cyanobiont' N6 DNA encodes the following proteins:
- a CDS encoding helicase, with product MESSLLQQASIWGQVFEIAVKRGVLQQLIHRNLLLNDHPVLQPWQSHKNADISHQLVKEFKITDANNKEWVETMLRHLLVLGYGLGWTAMRECLNLKHSQIRQPKLEAIWCPLTLPDQRMQRDEEKEETAKAFQEAFKLPGKPDENLVNRGQPARADFILWLSNELSPPKDGKTDFSQSKDIKHKKIENLIICLEFSYNAPIKFADFQKEAPHREEMSRYARYIESRGVFSRVCAEVEGEEFSLSKRLENFLSAFSGQDKPLFKLCQASSYTDQLIKVLRARKRLEGSCHARAIAVTSNGIESLTAQFWGVEPEPDTRAKLMKSLGKAYCQAKHSDDDVPLDLDAEIRLVFTKLVRSLPSAFKEQAQHLAEKPTLGQYSHFLFQENVTDFYNPMSEISKAEAIASIEDNEALHQFFGSNPITQIANFVNEINPDKATIPLRQVHEAAVFAGITSAQVGKINVLALEGNPGIGKTTAVMKFLKQQTQGFLFLYLSPRVVINRDVTDKLARDNNRPTGILTITSNKNLIVAAPEWYKKQVQENNFPDRCIDSAVVVDGIEKLTLPDSNIFFLNPEQEHDIDCNIVGSTRFKRRLNERDYSVESLYSPGVLGTIAKSARKLLEANPKVNQLVMTAAIQGYRTLNDQSTTVNAFNNLFAKKADTKPGKKERSAFAARIPTIVVMVDELTGDGAGAPFVRKLAEWLEQQFIKPFDTNQSPFKIVLILADASLSNEVVLDSFLNSGDRAPDKVLISQSRGEAPFRVTGTHTKIGPKRHPTLHVMTNSYPASQLSIDYSIRLSHIKPGQNSDGTEQTIRQAIREKSEEESLTNAYLEIKDGLQQGAEQLIFFAQDKAFLRQLQEKLTTGKEALVNREQVEVLDQSVSPDRRLQLVKPPRRDEVRVFLMTSSGARGVSFPKTDCIVAAIPRFNIEAALMEVAQLIYRGRGMYTDPETGMEVSGDNKDRRLVMLINDFIIEREDIDPKRLWLRQSSDLLTLLVMLRSTIHTRIKGDAGLNKNRIAFVPVGSVGDEELLRLMSDDVLDFLREAKIFIRDSHPQDAKAIVGKADQLIGKIFKHFDLRGQSLERNAKSYANYQTLQALTKTVSRISSRLLPSLDNDELKIPDNLTCIGPFWIEDWSDRQTEEIFSFEAWKAEVKQNSNRLLGSLKEIAESKKFKFPSKLKRPANELYKLLSREQEGFVIESSTRQALKTKNIVIGLPLDYPHFWNEQSEDDTRQQVLEDPQAWRSALGRSLTPQGLIVPVVSHYRTFPWVAVAGRRIFTQLETVFSDRYFMASSELNLLNTILLEDEADKNSYLNKKTG from the coding sequence ATGGAATCATCCCTTCTACAACAAGCCTCTATTTGGGGGCAGGTATTTGAAATTGCTGTTAAACGCGGTGTTTTACAACAGTTGATTCACAGAAACTTACTGTTGAACGATCATCCTGTTCTCCAGCCTTGGCAATCTCACAAAAATGCAGATATCTCCCACCAACTGGTGAAAGAATTCAAAATAACAGATGCCAATAACAAAGAATGGGTGGAAACAATGCTACGTCATCTGCTGGTACTCGGCTATGGTTTAGGTTGGACAGCAATGCGTGAGTGTCTCAACCTCAAGCACAGTCAAATTAGGCAACCTAAACTAGAAGCAATTTGGTGTCCGTTGACACTGCCAGATCAGCGAATGCAACGAGATGAAGAAAAAGAAGAGACAGCAAAAGCATTTCAAGAAGCTTTCAAACTCCCAGGAAAACCAGATGAGAACTTAGTCAACCGAGGACAACCAGCCAGAGCCGATTTTATTTTATGGCTTTCCAACGAATTGAGTCCGCCCAAAGATGGCAAAACTGACTTTTCCCAATCAAAAGATATAAAACACAAAAAAATTGAAAACTTAATTATCTGTCTGGAATTTTCGTATAATGCACCCATAAAATTTGCAGATTTTCAAAAAGAAGCTCCTCATAGAGAAGAAATGAGTCGCTATGCCCGTTACATTGAATCACGGGGGGTTTTCTCTAGAGTTTGTGCAGAGGTAGAAGGTGAAGAATTTTCACTCTCTAAAAGGTTGGAAAATTTTCTTTCAGCATTTAGTGGTCAAGATAAACCATTATTTAAGCTCTGTCAGGCATCATCTTATACCGATCAGCTGATTAAAGTGTTACGCGCACGTAAGCGATTAGAAGGAAGTTGTCATGCTAGAGCGATCGCTGTCACATCCAATGGTATTGAAAGTCTTACGGCTCAATTCTGGGGTGTGGAACCAGAACCAGATACTAGAGCCAAGTTAATGAAATCATTGGGAAAAGCATATTGTCAGGCTAAACATTCAGATGATGATGTGCCACTCGATCTAGATGCAGAAATTCGTTTGGTGTTCACAAAGCTAGTGCGATCGCTACCGTCTGCTTTTAAAGAACAAGCACAACATCTAGCTGAAAAACCAACTCTAGGACAATACTCTCACTTTCTCTTTCAGGAGAATGTGACGGATTTTTACAATCCAATGAGTGAAATTAGCAAAGCTGAGGCGATCGCATCTATTGAAGACAACGAGGCATTACATCAGTTTTTTGGAAGCAATCCAATTACACAAATAGCTAATTTTGTCAATGAAATCAATCCAGATAAGGCAACAATTCCTCTGCGACAAGTACACGAGGCAGCAGTATTTGCTGGTATAACTTCTGCTCAAGTCGGTAAAATTAACGTCCTAGCTTTGGAAGGAAATCCGGGTATTGGTAAAACCACTGCTGTGATGAAATTTCTCAAACAGCAGACTCAAGGTTTCTTATTTTTGTATCTCAGTCCGCGAGTTGTAATTAATCGAGATGTTACTGACAAACTTGCTAGAGACAACAATCGTCCCACTGGGATATTAACCATCACCAGCAATAAAAATTTGATTGTTGCAGCTCCTGAATGGTATAAAAAACAGGTTCAGGAAAACAACTTTCCAGATCGCTGTATCGACAGTGCCGTTGTTGTCGATGGTATTGAAAAACTCACACTTCCTGATAGCAATATCTTCTTTCTCAATCCAGAACAAGAACATGACATTGATTGCAATATAGTCGGCTCGACTCGATTTAAACGCCGTCTTAACGAAAGGGATTACAGCGTAGAATCTCTTTACAGTCCTGGTGTATTGGGTACCATAGCAAAGTCAGCCCGAAAATTGCTCGAAGCCAATCCCAAGGTTAATCAACTGGTGATGACTGCTGCTATCCAAGGTTATCGGACGCTTAACGATCAATCAACCACAGTTAATGCCTTCAATAATTTGTTTGCAAAAAAAGCTGATACTAAGCCTGGAAAAAAGGAACGTTCAGCATTTGCAGCGCGAATTCCCACTATAGTTGTCATGGTAGATGAACTTACTGGTGATGGTGCAGGAGCGCCCTTTGTCCGTAAGTTAGCAGAATGGTTGGAACAGCAATTTATTAAACCGTTTGATACAAATCAATCTCCGTTTAAAATTGTGCTGATTCTTGCTGATGCCTCACTCAGCAATGAAGTTGTGTTGGATAGCTTTTTGAACTCAGGCGATCGCGCTCCTGATAAAGTACTAATTAGTCAAAGTCGAGGTGAAGCGCCGTTTCGGGTGACAGGTACTCATACAAAAATTGGCCCCAAAAGACACCCAACGCTACACGTCATGACAAATAGTTATCCCGCCAGTCAACTCAGTATTGATTACAGTATTAGGCTGTCGCACATTAAACCAGGCCAAAACAGTGACGGCACAGAGCAGACAATTAGACAAGCAATTCGAGAAAAATCAGAAGAGGAATCGCTAACTAATGCCTACTTAGAAATCAAGGATGGGTTACAACAGGGAGCAGAGCAGTTAATTTTCTTTGCTCAGGATAAAGCTTTTCTACGTCAGTTGCAGGAAAAATTAACCACTGGTAAAGAAGCTCTGGTAAACAGAGAACAGGTGGAGGTTCTGGATCAAAGTGTATCACCCGATCGGCGATTGCAATTAGTCAAGCCGCCACGACGGGATGAAGTTCGAGTTTTTCTCATGACTTCTTCAGGCGCAAGAGGTGTTTCTTTCCCGAAAACAGATTGCATCGTAGCTGCAATTCCCCGATTTAATATCGAAGCCGCTTTAATGGAAGTCGCGCAATTAATTTATCGGGGTAGAGGAATGTATACAGATCCAGAAACCGGAATGGAAGTTTCTGGAGATAACAAAGATAGACGCTTAGTTATGCTAATCAATGATTTCATCATTGAAAGAGAGGACATTGATCCTAAAAGACTATGGTTGCGTCAGTCAAGCGATTTATTGACTTTGCTGGTAATGTTACGCTCCACAATTCACACCCGCATCAAAGGTGATGCAGGACTTAATAAAAACCGAATTGCATTTGTCCCCGTTGGCTCTGTTGGGGATGAGGAATTGCTGCGTTTAATGTCTGATGATGTCTTAGATTTCTTGCGTGAAGCCAAAATTTTTATCCGCGATAGTCACCCCCAAGATGCTAAAGCTATTGTGGGCAAAGCAGATCAGTTAATCGGAAAAATCTTTAAACACTTCGACTTGAGAGGTCAATCATTAGAGAGAAATGCTAAGTCCTATGCAAATTATCAAACTTTACAAGCTTTGACCAAAACTGTTTCTAGGATTTCGAGCCGATTATTGCCATCTTTAGATAATGACGAGCTAAAGATACCGGATAATCTAACTTGTATCGGCCCTTTCTGGATAGAAGATTGGAGCGATCGCCAAACTGAAGAAATATTTAGCTTTGAAGCATGGAAAGCTGAAGTTAAACAAAATAGCAATCGTCTTTTAGGATCGTTAAAAGAAATTGCCGAAAGCAAGAAGTTCAAATTTCCCTCAAAACTCAAACGTCCTGCTAACGAACTGTATAAACTATTGAGTCGAGAACAAGAGGGATTTGTGATTGAATCTTCCACACGTCAAGCATTAAAAACTAAAAACATAGTTATTGGCTTACCTCTAGACTATCCCCATTTCTGGAATGAACAATCAGAAGATGATACCCGCCAACAAGTATTAGAAGATCCACAAGCTTGGAGAAGTGCGCTAGGACGTTCTTTAACCCCTCAAGGCTTAATTGTACCAGTAGTATCTCACTATCGAACATTTCCTTGGGTAGCTGTGGCAGGTAGACGGATTTTTACACAATTAGAAACAGTTTTTAGCGATCGCTATTTTATGGCATCCAGCGAATTGAATCTTCTGAACACCATCCTGCTTGAAGATGAAGCAGATAAAAATAGTTATTTAAACAAAAAAACAGGCTAA
- a CDS encoding Uma2 family endonuclease, with translation MVQSSNQRLTLEEFLALPEGDITYEFVNGEAVPKYKDNQMSPKFFHGSTTGALFILLSAWAQTKGRVVIEWAIKLTRNQQDWMPVADLTYISHNRLPADWLLDEACPVAPELVIEIISPGQTFGEIAEKATDYLKAGVSRVWVVDTKARTVTVFAPSSLPITYRSHQIITDDLLPELEITPHAIFQRAGLP, from the coding sequence ATGGTTCAGTCTTCTAATCAACGCCTAACCCTAGAAGAATTTCTCGCACTTCCCGAAGGAGATATTACATACGAGTTTGTTAACGGTGAAGCTGTACCCAAGTATAAAGATAATCAAATGTCACCAAAATTTTTTCATGGCTCGACTACTGGTGCTTTATTTATACTATTGTCTGCATGGGCACAAACAAAAGGTCGGGTTGTGATTGAATGGGCAATTAAACTAACACGAAATCAACAAGATTGGATGCCTGTAGCCGATCTGACCTATATTTCTCATAACCGTCTTCCTGCTGATTGGCTATTAGATGAAGCTTGTCCTGTCGCACCTGAATTAGTCATCGAAATCATTTCACCTGGTCAAACTTTTGGTGAAATTGCCGAAAAAGCGACTGATTATCTGAAAGCTGGCGTTTCTCGTGTTTGGGTGGTTGATACAAAAGCTAGAACTGTAACTGTATTTGCGCCATCTTCCTTACCGATTACTTATCGTTCTCATCAAATAATTACTGATGATTTACTACCAGAATTGGAAATTACCCCTCACGCAATCTTTCAACGCGCTGGATTACCCTAA
- the purH gene encoding bifunctional phosphoribosylaminoimidazolecarboxamide formyltransferase/IMP cyclohydrolase has protein sequence MARLALLSVSNKTGIIDLARSLVEEFDFDLISSGGTAQALKDAGLPVTKVADYTGSPEILGGRVKTLHPRIHGGILARRDVAQDITDLENNQIRPIDLVVVNLYPFEETIAKPGVTLLEAVEQIDIGGPAMLRASSKNFAHLAVLCDPAQYEEYLQELRQNNGKASLEFRQKAALKGFSHTASYDRAIASYLAEAQQYTLSGTQLQSLRYGENPHQPAVWYQTGTTPTGWAAATKLQGKELSYNNLVDLEAARRIIAEFTDTPAATIIKHTNPCGTALGSTIAEAYQKAFNADSTSAFGGIVALNRPIDAATASELTKTFLECVVAPSCDTEAQEILAKKSNVRVLTLADLSSGTKDTVKAIAGGFLVQASDDIIADTSQWQVVTERQPTDSELAELLFAWKVCKHVKSNAIVVTSDRTTLGVGAGQMNRVGSVKIALEQAGEKSKGATLASDGFFPFDDSVKTAAAAGITAIVQPGGSLRDKDSIIAANELGLVMVLTGVRHFLH, from the coding sequence ATGGCGCGTCTAGCCCTGCTGAGTGTATCTAACAAAACTGGTATAATTGACCTAGCCCGTAGCTTGGTTGAAGAATTCGACTTTGATTTAATCAGCAGTGGGGGAACAGCCCAAGCACTCAAAGATGCGGGACTCCCTGTTACTAAGGTTGCAGATTACACAGGTTCACCAGAGATTTTAGGTGGCCGAGTCAAAACTCTACATCCCCGAATTCACGGCGGAATTTTGGCGCGGCGAGATGTCGCGCAAGATATTACAGATTTAGAAAATAACCAAATTCGCCCGATTGATTTAGTGGTGGTGAATCTATATCCTTTTGAGGAAACGATCGCTAAACCAGGGGTAACATTATTAGAAGCCGTTGAACAAATTGACATCGGTGGTCCGGCGATGTTACGCGCATCATCGAAAAACTTCGCCCATCTCGCTGTATTATGCGATCCAGCCCAGTATGAAGAGTATTTGCAGGAATTGCGCCAAAATAACGGCAAAGCATCCCTAGAGTTTCGGCAAAAGGCGGCTTTAAAAGGATTTTCGCACACTGCTAGTTACGATCGCGCGATCGCATCTTACCTCGCAGAAGCACAGCAGTACACCCTTAGCGGCACACAATTACAATCTCTGCGTTACGGTGAGAATCCCCATCAACCCGCCGTCTGGTATCAAACTGGTACTACTCCAACGGGATGGGCAGCCGCTACAAAACTGCAAGGCAAAGAACTTAGTTACAATAACTTAGTTGATTTAGAAGCCGCACGCCGAATTATTGCGGAATTCACTGATACCCCAGCAGCAACGATTATCAAACATACAAACCCCTGTGGTACGGCGCTGGGAAGCACGATTGCAGAAGCGTACCAAAAAGCTTTTAATGCTGATTCTACCTCTGCCTTTGGGGGGATTGTCGCACTCAACCGTCCGATTGATGCGGCTACAGCTAGCGAGTTAACTAAAACATTTTTAGAATGTGTGGTTGCACCAAGTTGTGATACCGAAGCTCAAGAAATCCTGGCTAAGAAATCTAACGTGCGAGTTTTGACTCTAGCTGATTTGAGCAGTGGGACTAAGGATACCGTAAAAGCGATCGCAGGTGGTTTCCTTGTCCAAGCTAGCGATGACATCATTGCTGATACAAGTCAATGGCAAGTTGTTACCGAACGTCAACCCACCGACAGCGAATTAGCCGAATTGCTGTTTGCATGGAAAGTTTGCAAACACGTTAAATCTAATGCCATTGTTGTGACAAGCGATCGCACTACACTAGGAGTAGGTGCTGGTCAAATGAACCGCGTCGGCTCAGTTAAAATTGCTCTAGAACAAGCTGGAGAAAAATCCAAAGGTGCAACTCTCGCCAGTGATGGATTCTTCCCCTTTGATGATTCAGTCAAAACAGCCGCAGCCGCAGGAATTACAGCCATTGTCCAACCAGGGGGAAGTTTGCGCGATAAAGATTCTATCATTGCTGCTAACGAACTGGGTTTAGTTATGGTTTTAACTGGTGTACGTCACTTTTTACACTAA
- a CDS encoding HD domain-containing protein — MQINRLTQQIQFIIEIDRLKQVMRQTLLMDGSRRENSAEHSWHLAIMAIALAEYAPEGVDIFHAIKMLLIHDLVEIDAGDTFCYDVQGNDSKAEREAQAALRLFGLLPADGCRELRLLWDEFETGETLTAKFAAALDRIQPLLHNQQTQGGTWLIHGISRDQVMKRVAPVESGAPELWPFVLQLIDDCVAAGYLKETITLKSQG; from the coding sequence GTGCAAATCAATCGGCTGACTCAACAAATTCAGTTCATTATCGAGATCGATCGATTGAAACAGGTGATGCGCCAAACCCTACTCATGGATGGGTCACGCCGGGAAAATAGTGCAGAGCATTCTTGGCATTTAGCTATAATGGCGATCGCATTAGCTGAATATGCCCCAGAGGGTGTTGATATATTCCATGCCATCAAAATGCTGCTAATTCACGATTTGGTAGAAATTGATGCAGGTGATACCTTTTGTTACGATGTGCAGGGTAACGACAGCAAAGCAGAAAGAGAAGCACAAGCAGCCTTGCGTTTATTCGGACTTTTGCCAGCAGATGGATGTAGGGAATTGCGTTTACTTTGGGATGAGTTTGAAACAGGAGAAACACTTACTGCTAAATTTGCCGCAGCCCTAGACCGGATACAGCCTTTACTGCACAATCAGCAAACTCAGGGTGGGACTTGGCTTATTCATGGCATTAGCCGCGACCAGGTGATGAAACGGGTAGCACCTGTAGAAAGTGGTGCGCCGGAACTTTGGCCCTTTGTCCTGCAATTGATTGATGATTGCGTCGCAGCAGGGTATTTAAAAGAGACTATTACACTCAAGAGTCAGGGTTGA
- a CDS encoding lipoate--protein ligase family protein, whose translation MAIDRWLLEQHQSGKHPSTLRFYTWSPSAISLGYHQRQYPEYWQNLTWQGHKLDLVRRPTGGRAVLHQGDLTYAVITSGITGNRLQVYEKICEFLIQGWRSLGVELRYGTEGRGYIHNPNCFGTATSADLVLPDGTKIIGSAQLRRGEIILQHGSIRLQPDTELFAQVFGAKSFTTGQLPQNLSVENIIAVLVAAASDYFDVQIELQPLSSSEWEEILVYQP comes from the coding sequence ATGGCGATTGACCGATGGTTACTAGAACAACACCAGTCTGGAAAGCATCCGTCAACTCTACGCTTTTATACTTGGTCGCCATCTGCCATTTCTCTTGGTTATCATCAACGCCAATACCCTGAATATTGGCAAAATTTGACTTGGCAAGGGCATAAACTGGATTTGGTGCGCCGTCCGACTGGTGGACGGGCGGTGCTACACCAAGGTGATTTAACTTACGCTGTAATCACATCTGGAATTACGGGTAATCGCCTCCAGGTGTACGAAAAAATTTGTGAGTTTTTAATTCAAGGCTGGCGATCGCTCGGTGTAGAATTACGTTACGGTACAGAAGGGCGAGGTTATATCCACAACCCTAATTGTTTTGGTACAGCAACCAGTGCAGATTTAGTTTTGCCAGATGGTACTAAAATCATTGGTAGCGCTCAACTGCGACGTGGCGAAATAATTTTGCAACATGGTTCCATCCGTTTGCAACCTGATACCGAACTGTTTGCTCAAGTATTCGGTGCAAAATCTTTTACGACTGGACAACTGCCTCAAAATTTGAGTGTGGAAAATATTATTGCAGTTTTAGTTGCCGCAGCTAGTGATTATTTTGATGTGCAGATAGAGTTGCAACCCCTTTCTTCATCTGAGTGGGAAGAAATTTTGGTATATCAACCCTGA
- a CDS encoding YbjN domain-containing protein, translating into MTSYQEPLTSNESVNELIAETTSVNHLEVIENVIDSLEQDDSAMVSRTQEGGYLWKFKYGSVEVFVQLNGTTDEDTITVWSTVLNLPAKDEPKLMRYLLELNCSSTFEARFGIIENRVVVISTRTLAELSPGEVSRLITIVATIADNNDEALQTEFGAT; encoded by the coding sequence ATGACAAGCTACCAAGAACCCCTAACTAGTAACGAATCCGTTAATGAGTTAATCGCCGAGACGACAAGCGTTAACCATCTGGAAGTAATTGAAAATGTCATCGACTCTTTAGAACAAGATGATAGTGCGATGGTTAGCCGTACCCAAGAGGGTGGTTATCTCTGGAAGTTTAAGTACGGAAGTGTGGAAGTATTTGTCCAACTCAACGGGACAACTGATGAAGACACCATAACGGTTTGGTCTACAGTGCTAAATTTACCTGCTAAAGACGAACCTAAATTGATGCGTTATCTGTTGGAGTTGAACTGCTCTAGCACTTTTGAAGCGCGTTTTGGTATTATTGAGAACCGAGTGGTTGTGATTTCAACACGCACCTTAGCGGAATTATCTCCTGGCGAAGTATCTCGGCTGATTACCATTGTGGCAACGATCGCAGATAACAACGATGAAGCTTTACAAACTGAATTTGGTGCAACTTGA
- a CDS encoding lysylphosphatidylglycerol synthase transmembrane domain-containing protein — MKQFLRWIILGGTLFFLAKALKDNWIGVTAIHIDGVGWAIIAIATGITLLAHTWAGWIWTWILQELNQPVSSPQFIQVYLKTNIAKYLPGNIWHYYGRIVAAKNANVSAGAATLSVLLEPLLMLAAALIIIVLCSSQFAAANTTLVIQILQLLSLAVVLCAIHPWFLNPVIRFLYRLKAKKSVATTEETIPLSLKSYPVRPLLGELGFMGLRATGFILTMFALGSLNANQIPLLLGAFSCAWLLGLVIPGAPGGLGVFEATAYQLLQHHFPAALVFSAIALYRLISILAETAGAALAWLDERLAKA, encoded by the coding sequence ATGAAGCAATTTTTACGCTGGATAATTTTGGGGGGAACGCTGTTTTTTTTAGCCAAAGCCTTGAAGGATAATTGGATTGGAGTGACTGCTATCCACATTGATGGGGTAGGATGGGCAATTATAGCGATCGCTACAGGCATAACTTTACTAGCACATACTTGGGCAGGCTGGATCTGGACTTGGATTTTGCAAGAGTTAAATCAACCTGTATCATCTCCCCAATTTATCCAAGTTTACCTAAAAACGAACATCGCTAAGTATTTACCAGGTAATATCTGGCATTATTACGGGCGAATTGTCGCCGCAAAAAATGCCAATGTCTCGGCTGGTGCAGCTACCTTAAGCGTTTTGCTAGAACCCCTACTCATGCTAGCAGCGGCTTTAATCATCATTGTCTTATGCAGTAGCCAATTTGCAGCAGCTAATACTACCCTTGTTATCCAAATACTACAATTACTGAGTCTAGCTGTAGTTCTTTGTGCGATTCATCCTTGGTTTTTAAACCCAGTTATTCGTTTTTTGTACAGATTGAAAGCAAAAAAGTCTGTTGCTACCACTGAAGAAACTATTCCCTTAAGTCTTAAAAGCTACCCTGTACGACCTTTATTAGGAGAACTGGGCTTTATGGGATTACGTGCCACTGGGTTTATATTGACTATGTTCGCCCTGGGTTCGTTGAATGCGAATCAAATTCCTTTGTTGTTAGGGGCTTTTAGTTGCGCTTGGCTGTTAGGGCTTGTGATTCCAGGTGCGCCTGGTGGGTTGGGTGTGTTTGAAGCGACTGCATATCAACTTTTGCAACATCACTTTCCAGCAGCGTTAGTATTTAGTGCGATCGCTCTATATCGCCTTATTAGTATTCTAGCTGAAACTGCGGGCGCTGCCCTCGCTTGGTTAGACGAACGTCTTGCTAAAGCCTAA
- the ndhL gene encoding NAD(P)H-quinone oxidoreductase subunit L, whose product MIVALLYLVLAGAYLLVIPIAVLLYLKQRWYVASSIERLLMYFLVFFFFPGLLVLSPFVNFRPQRRQIQV is encoded by the coding sequence ATGATTGTAGCCCTCCTCTATCTGGTTTTGGCTGGAGCTTACCTTCTGGTAATCCCGATCGCTGTTTTGCTGTACCTAAAGCAGCGTTGGTATGTCGCTAGCTCCATTGAGCGTCTGTTGATGTACTTTTTGGTGTTTTTCTTCTTCCCAGGCTTGTTGGTTCTATCGCCGTTTGTAAATTTCCGACCCCAACGGCGACAAATTCAAGTTTAA
- a CDS encoding DUF3007 family protein — protein MRRIDAIGIGLGVFIAGGLAYLGFQLVGLDNQKAGIWSQVLLVSGLIGWLATYFFRAVGQKMTYHQQREQYEQNFLQKRLDELTPEELARIQAEIEQEEQSQV, from the coding sequence ATGCGACGGATTGACGCTATTGGAATTGGCTTAGGTGTTTTTATCGCCGGCGGCTTGGCTTATCTAGGATTCCAGCTAGTCGGTTTGGATAATCAAAAAGCTGGTATATGGAGCCAAGTCTTACTAGTCAGTGGATTAATTGGCTGGTTAGCGACCTATTTTTTCCGTGCGGTGGGACAAAAAATGACCTACCACCAACAACGGGAACAGTACGAGCAAAACTTTCTGCAAAAGCGGCTAGATGAGCTTACTCCCGAAGAACTAGCACGAATTCAAGCTGAAATAGAACAAGAAGAGCAATCTCAGGTGTAA
- the trpA gene encoding tryptophan synthase subunit alpha, which translates to MTAISDCFETLGRNHECALIPFITAGDPDLETTAKALQVLDQNGADIIELGIPYSDPLADGPVIQAAATRALQKGTKLEQVLEMLQEITPKLRSPIILFTYYNPILHRGIDKFLQQIAAAGVAGLVVPDLPLEEAAGLLEPAKEMGIDVILLVAPTSDAERIKAIAHSSQGFIYLVSVTGVTGVRSQLENRVSDLLKQIRGVTDKPIGVGFGISEAAQARQVKEWGADAAIAGSAFVKRLAEGTPEQGLNAIAQFCQSLKAAIKTTNTSTNTPPD; encoded by the coding sequence ATGACTGCGATTTCTGATTGCTTTGAAACCCTTGGGCGGAATCATGAGTGCGCTCTGATTCCGTTTATTACAGCTGGCGATCCAGATTTAGAAACAACAGCAAAAGCTTTGCAGGTTCTAGATCAAAATGGAGCCGATATTATTGAACTAGGTATACCCTATTCCGATCCTCTGGCTGATGGGCCAGTGATTCAAGCTGCTGCTACTCGCGCCCTGCAAAAGGGGACAAAATTGGAGCAGGTGCTGGAAATGTTGCAAGAGATTACTCCCAAACTGCGATCGCCAATTATCCTATTTACCTATTACAACCCAATTCTGCATCGGGGAATAGACAAATTTCTTCAGCAAATCGCTGCGGCTGGGGTCGCAGGATTGGTAGTACCAGATTTGCCCTTGGAAGAAGCAGCAGGCTTGCTCGAACCAGCTAAGGAGATGGGAATTGATGTAATTTTGTTGGTCGCTCCCACCAGTGATGCGGAACGGATAAAAGCGATCGCTCATTCTTCTCAAGGATTTATTTATTTAGTCAGCGTCACTGGGGTGACAGGGGTGCGATCGCAACTGGAAAACCGCGTGTCTGATTTACTCAAACAAATTCGTGGTGTTACTGATAAACCCATCGGTGTAGGTTTTGGGATTTCTGAAGCCGCACAAGCCCGTCAAGTAAAGGAATGGGGCGCAGATGCGGCGATCGCGGGCAGTGCTTTTGTGAAACGGTTAGCAGAAGGGACTCCAGAGCAAGGACTAAATGCGATCGCCCAATTCTGCCAAAGTCTCAAGGCTGCCATCAAGACTACCAACACCAGTACAAATACTCCTCCTGATTAG